A region from the Lolium perenne isolate Kyuss_39 chromosome 4, Kyuss_2.0, whole genome shotgun sequence genome encodes:
- the LOC127291799 gene encoding uncharacterized protein isoform X2, producing MLLPHRILPPLTGTGSSAPPPRALRSSHAPRPLHTESPRRHVIAPCRTSRNVPRIAETEATPAEPSAAVQGHNRGNAAPSSLSNLIGMGAFTHDLPELPELDDLFYPKGVILDAQNRAAQQFGSSKTWFLVNGSTCGIQAAVMATCSPGDYLVIPRNCHISVISAMVLSGAVPKYIVPEYNSGWDIAGGVTPSQVDQALKELQKDGKKIGAVLVTSPTYHGICSNVRGIVDACHPLHIPVIVDEAHGAHFRFHDSFPSTAIEQGADLAVQSTHKVLSSLTQSSMLHMAGDLVDADKVSQCLQLLQSSSPSYLLLSSLDAARAQLSENLKSFDEPVAMAFETREQLRLIPGISVLDLSIFVSDFPAIDPLRITVSATDLHLSGYEADDILAEEHQIVSELVGTKAVTFAVNLGTRQQDVEKLVQSTKHVSEKHSSAKESRFRKCRSPLDKFSVKLTPREAFFTNKKRVCIEDSIGEICGELICPYPPGIPVLIPGEVVTQESLSYLIHVRDQGMVISGAADAKLNSIMVCNL from the exons ATGCTTCTTCCCCATCGTATACTTCCTCCTCTCACCGGCACCGGCAGCAGCGCACCACCACCTCGGGCCCTCCGCTCCTCGCATGCGCCTCGCCCTCTGCACACG GAATCGCCAAGGCGACATGTCATAGCACCATGTCGCACTTCACGGAACGTGCCAAGAATAGCTGAAACTGAAGCTACACCTGCTGAACCTTCGGCAGCTGTTCAAG GACACAACAGAGGGAATGCTGCTCCGTCTTCACTGTCGAACCTTATTGGCATGGGAGCATTCACGCATGACTTGCCCGAGCTTCCTGAGCTCGATGACCTCTTCTACCCTAAGGGTGTGATTTTGGATGCTCAGAACCGGGCGGCTCAACAATTCGGATCATCTAAAACATGGTTCCTGGTCAACGGGAGTACTTGTGGAATCCAGGCTGCGGTTATGGCTACCTGCTCCCCGGGTGACTACCTCGTCATACCTCGAAACTGTCACATTTCAgtgatatctgctatggttttatCCGGTGCGGTACCTAAGTATATAGTACCAGAGTACAATTCCGGGTGGGATATCGCTGGCGGTGTTACACCGTCACAGGTAGATCAAGCACTGAAGGAGCTTCAGAAGGATGGGAAGAAAATAGGTGCTGTTCTTGTTACTTCACCGACCTATCACGGGATATGCAGCAATGTGCGtggtattgttgatgcttgtcatcCATTACACATTCCAGTTATAGTGGATGAGGCACATGGTGCACACTTCAGGTTCCATGACAGTTTTCCAAGCACGGCGATTGAGCAAGGTGCTGACCTGGCTGTGCAATCCACGCACAAGGTTCTGAGCTCGCTCACACAGTCCTCAATGCTTCACATGGCTGGAGATCTTGTTGATGCAGATAAAGTGAGCCAATGCCTCCAATTGCTCCAGAGCTCAAGCCCAAGTTACCTCCTATTGTCATCATTAGATGCTGCAAGAGCTCAATTGAGTGAGAACTTAAAATCCTTTGATGAACCGGTGGCTATGGCTTTTGAAACAAGAGAACAGCTGAGGTTGATCCCAGGGATATCTGTCCTAGACCTGTCAATCTTTGTTTCTGACTTCCCTGCCATTGATCCTTTGCGTATCACAGTAAGTGCTACAGATCTGCATTTATCTGGATATGAAGCAGATGACATTTTGGCTGAAGAGCATCAAATTGTTTCTGAGCTTGTCGGTACAAAGGCAGTGACATTTGCAGTCAACTTAGGGACCAGACAAcaagatgttgaaaagcttgtacAGTCTACAAAGCATGTCTCAGAAAAACACTCGTCCGCAAAAGAATCCAGATTTCGAAAATGTCGTAGTCCATTAGATAAGTTCTCTGTCAAGCTGACTCCAAGAGAGGCCTTCTTTACAAACAAAAAGAGAGTGTGCATTGAGGACAGCATTGGCGAGATCTGTGGTGAGCTTATATGCCCGTATCCACCAGGTATCCCTGTGCTGATCCCAGGTGAGGTCGTAACACAGGAGTCCCTTTCTTACTTAATACACGTCAGAGACCAGGGCATGGTAATAAGCGGGGCAGCTGATGCCAAACTCAACTCGATCATGGTATGCAACTTGTGA
- the LOC127291799 gene encoding uncharacterized protein isoform X1, giving the protein MLLPHRILPPLTGTGSSAPPPRALRSSHAPRPLHTESPRRHVIAPCRTSRNVPRIAETEATPAEPSAAVQGATAPLVQALKSTAAHEVSCFHFPGHNRGNAAPSSLSNLIGMGAFTHDLPELPELDDLFYPKGVILDAQNRAAQQFGSSKTWFLVNGSTCGIQAAVMATCSPGDYLVIPRNCHISVISAMVLSGAVPKYIVPEYNSGWDIAGGVTPSQVDQALKELQKDGKKIGAVLVTSPTYHGICSNVRGIVDACHPLHIPVIVDEAHGAHFRFHDSFPSTAIEQGADLAVQSTHKVLSSLTQSSMLHMAGDLVDADKVSQCLQLLQSSSPSYLLLSSLDAARAQLSENLKSFDEPVAMAFETREQLRLIPGISVLDLSIFVSDFPAIDPLRITVSATDLHLSGYEADDILAEEHQIVSELVGTKAVTFAVNLGTRQQDVEKLVQSTKHVSEKHSSAKESRFRKCRSPLDKFSVKLTPREAFFTNKKRVCIEDSIGEICGELICPYPPGIPVLIPGEVVTQESLSYLIHVRDQGMVISGAADAKLNSIMVCNL; this is encoded by the exons ATGCTTCTTCCCCATCGTATACTTCCTCCTCTCACCGGCACCGGCAGCAGCGCACCACCACCTCGGGCCCTCCGCTCCTCGCATGCGCCTCGCCCTCTGCACACG GAATCGCCAAGGCGACATGTCATAGCACCATGTCGCACTTCACGGAACGTGCCAAGAATAGCTGAAACTGAAGCTACACCTGCTGAACCTTCGGCAGCTGTTCAAGGTGCTACTGCCCCTCTAGTTCAGGCATTGAAATCAACAGCAGCTCATGAAGTGTCCTGCTTTCACTTCCCAGGACACAACAGAGGGAATGCTGCTCCGTCTTCACTGTCGAACCTTATTGGCATGGGAGCATTCACGCATGACTTGCCCGAGCTTCCTGAGCTCGATGACCTCTTCTACCCTAAGGGTGTGATTTTGGATGCTCAGAACCGGGCGGCTCAACAATTCGGATCATCTAAAACATGGTTCCTGGTCAACGGGAGTACTTGTGGAATCCAGGCTGCGGTTATGGCTACCTGCTCCCCGGGTGACTACCTCGTCATACCTCGAAACTGTCACATTTCAgtgatatctgctatggttttatCCGGTGCGGTACCTAAGTATATAGTACCAGAGTACAATTCCGGGTGGGATATCGCTGGCGGTGTTACACCGTCACAGGTAGATCAAGCACTGAAGGAGCTTCAGAAGGATGGGAAGAAAATAGGTGCTGTTCTTGTTACTTCACCGACCTATCACGGGATATGCAGCAATGTGCGtggtattgttgatgcttgtcatcCATTACACATTCCAGTTATAGTGGATGAGGCACATGGTGCACACTTCAGGTTCCATGACAGTTTTCCAAGCACGGCGATTGAGCAAGGTGCTGACCTGGCTGTGCAATCCACGCACAAGGTTCTGAGCTCGCTCACACAGTCCTCAATGCTTCACATGGCTGGAGATCTTGTTGATGCAGATAAAGTGAGCCAATGCCTCCAATTGCTCCAGAGCTCAAGCCCAAGTTACCTCCTATTGTCATCATTAGATGCTGCAAGAGCTCAATTGAGTGAGAACTTAAAATCCTTTGATGAACCGGTGGCTATGGCTTTTGAAACAAGAGAACAGCTGAGGTTGATCCCAGGGATATCTGTCCTAGACCTGTCAATCTTTGTTTCTGACTTCCCTGCCATTGATCCTTTGCGTATCACAGTAAGTGCTACAGATCTGCATTTATCTGGATATGAAGCAGATGACATTTTGGCTGAAGAGCATCAAATTGTTTCTGAGCTTGTCGGTACAAAGGCAGTGACATTTGCAGTCAACTTAGGGACCAGACAAcaagatgttgaaaagcttgtacAGTCTACAAAGCATGTCTCAGAAAAACACTCGTCCGCAAAAGAATCCAGATTTCGAAAATGTCGTAGTCCATTAGATAAGTTCTCTGTCAAGCTGACTCCAAGAGAGGCCTTCTTTACAAACAAAAAGAGAGTGTGCATTGAGGACAGCATTGGCGAGATCTGTGGTGAGCTTATATGCCCGTATCCACCAGGTATCCCTGTGCTGATCCCAGGTGAGGTCGTAACACAGGAGTCCCTTTCTTACTTAATACACGTCAGAGACCAGGGCATGGTAATAAGCGGGGCAGCTGATGCCAAACTCAACTCGATCATGGTATGCAACTTGTGA
- the LOC127291800 gene encoding CRIB domain-containing protein RIC4, whose product MKDRRGAGFPFSIGCMSQSAVAVADPLEKKQPPPQADPPSSSPTTTTQEKRRRSVSEKRRRSVSENVAGEADGGVSEEKAKAAAAAASGIVTAGVQRLVKGIKSLSQMFAAYDGEEGEEEEEREIVIGYPTDVQHIGHIGWDGLNKVGGMGMGMDMVSAFSLPSSLSLHHVDIAMDAGAGTATTCTN is encoded by the exons ATGAAGGACCGCCGCGGCGCCGGCTTCCCCTTCTCCATCGGCTGCATGTCGCAGTCCGCGGTGGCCGTCGCCGACCCGCTGGAGAAGAAGCAGCCGccgccgcaggccgaccctccctcctcctcccccaccaccaccacgcaaG AGAAACGTCGGCGGTCTGTCTCGGAGAAACGTCGTCGGTCTGTCTCAGAGAACGTTGCCGGAGAAGCCGACGGCGGCGTCAGCGAGGAGAAGGCAaaagccgcggcggcggcggcatcgggGATCGTCACGGCCGGGGTGCAGCGGCTGGTCAAGGGGATCAAGAGCCTGTCGCAGATGTTCGCGGCGTACGACGGCGAGGagggggaggaagaggaggagagggagatCGTGATCGGCTACCCCACCGACGTGCAGCACATCGGGCACATAGGGTGGGACGGGCTGAACAAGGTCGGGGGCATGGGCATGGGCATGGACATGGTCAGCGCCTTCTCCTTGCCCTCCTCCCTCTCCCTCCACCACGTCGACATCGCCATGGACGCCGGCGCCGGCACCGCCACCACATGCACCAACTGA